Sequence from the Rhizomicrobium sp. genome:
TGTTGGTGGTGATCGCGGCGCGGTCCAGCGCCTTCTCGGTGTCACGGCCCTTGGCGCCCTTGGGGCGCAGGTCCACCAGCATCAGATGCGTGTCGGTGCCGCCCGAGACGATGTCGAGCCCCCGCAGCCTGCAGCGTCTCGGCGAGGACTTTCGCGTTGTCGACCACGGCCTTCGCATAGAGCTTGAATTCGGGGCGAAGGGCTTCGCCGAACGCGACTGCCTTCGCGGCGATCACGTGCATCAGAGGGCCGCCCTGCAGGCCCGGGAACACGGCGGAGTTGATCTTCTTGCCGAGCTCGGCGTCGCGCGACAGGATCATGCCGCCGCGCGGGCCGCGCAGCGTCTTATGCGTCGTCGTCGTGACGACATGGGCGTGCTCCAGCGGATTGGGATGCACGCCGCCCGCGACCAACCCGGCGAAATGCGCCATGTCCACCATCAGATAGGCGCCGACCGCGTCCGCGATGGCGCGGAAGCGCGGAAAGTCGATGATCCGCGGATAGGCCGAGCCGCCGGCGATGATGATCTTCGGCTTGTGGGCGCGAGCGAGCGCTTCGACCTCGTCCATGTCGATTCGCTGATCCTGGCGGCGCACCGTGTAGGACACCGGCTTGAACCACTTGCCGGACTGGTTGGCGGGCGCCCCATGCGTCAGATGGCCACCGGCCGCCAGATCGAGGCCCAGAAAAATATCTCCAGGTTGCATGAGGGCGAAGAACACGGCTTGGTTGGCCTGCGCGCCGGAATGCGGCTGGACGTTGACGAAGTCGCAGTCGAACAACTGCCGGGCGCGGCCGATCGCGAGTTCCTCGGCGATGTCGACGAATTCGCAGCCGCCATAGTAACGCCGACCGGGATAGCCTTCGGCGTACTTGTTGGTCAGCACCGAACCCTGAGCTTCGAGAACCGCGCGCGAGACAATGTTCTCGGACGCGATCAGCTCGATCTTCTCGCGCTGGCGGCCGAGTTCCAGCGCGATGGCGCGCGCCACATCGGGATCGGTTTCGGCCAATTTGCCGTTGAAAAAGCTTGACAATAATACTCCTGCAGCGTCGGCGACTGCCACCATTGCGACCTCGAATACCGTTGGACCTGCGGCCCCTCGGAGCCGGCTGGATACCCCTACCCCTTTACCAAATCTAGCGCCAGATCGCCCCGCCCCTCCCAGGTCTGCGACGCCTGGGCGCTGTCAGGCCGGGCGAGATGTTGGCCGCTCCAAGACTTCCCCAAGGAGAGTTGACAGCGATTTCATGACGAAGGGACGATGGGATTGCTGTCTCACAAAGACGAACGAATCGACTCAAGTCGAAACCGGCATTAACTCAAATAGAAAAGAATAAATTGCCGCAGGCAATCCACGCACACTCAAAGTAACTTGTATGTATTGATTTCGCGCCCAGACCAAGCAATACCAATACGTTGATTGAAACCCATGAGTAGAGGGTGTGTACCTATGAGTAGCGAAGACATGCCGGTCGGGCGCTCCGAAGAAATTCTGAAGCTCGCCAGCGATATCGTTGCAGCCTATGTCAGCAACAACCCCGTCGCGGTCGGGGACCTTCCCGCGATGATCAAGAGCGTCCACGCCCACCTTGGGCGGACTTTCCGGCATCGAAGGGGTTGACTTCGTCACCTCGCAGAAACCCGCGGTTCCCGTGAAGAAGTCGATCACGCCGGACTATCTGATCTGCCTGGAGGACGGCAAAAGGCTGAAGATGCTCAAGCGCTATCTGCGCTCGCGCTTCAAGCTGACGCCGGACCAGTACCGCGCCAAATGGGGCCTGCCGGCCGACTATCCGATGGTCGCCGCGAACTACGCCGCCAAGCGGTCCGAGTTCGCCAAGAAAATCGGCCTGGGCCGCACATCGCCGCCCAAGAGCCGCCGCCGGGGCTAGGTGGACGGCGGCGGTCGGGCGCCGCCGTTCTTTTTCCGCAGGACGTAATTCAGCTTGCGCAGCGCGGCGTCGGAGAGGGCTGTGCGCGATGCGCCGGCCGGCCCCATCACGCTCGCCTCGGTGCCCGTCCTGGAATCGACGGCCGTCACCTTGACCACGCTGCCCTGCACGACGAATTCAACGTAGACCGCGCCGTCTTCCGGCGGCATCAGGCGGCGCGACTCAGCCGGTGCGCCGTCCAGACCTGATCCAGCGCCTGCACCAGCGCGTCCATCATCGCGTCGCTGTGCATCGGCGAAGGCGTGAAGCGCAGCCTTTCCTTGCCGCGCGGCACGGTGGGGAAGTTGATGGGCTGCACATAGATCGCGTGATCGCGCAACAGCGCGTCGGACACCGACTTGCACAGCGCCGCGTCGCCCACGAACACCGGAACGATGTGGCTTGGCGAATCCATGACCGGCAATCCGGCCTCCGCGAACAGGCGCTTGAGCCGCGCGGCCCGCTCATGCAGGCGACCGCGCTCGACATCGCTGGCCTTCAGATGGCGGATGCTGGCGAGCACGCCGGCCGCGATCGCCGGCGCCAGCGAGGTCGTGAAGATGAAGCCGGGCGCGAAGGAACGGATGCAGTCGATGAGCTCCGACGAGGCCGCGATATAGCCGCCCATGACCCCGAACGCCTTGGCGAGCGTGCCCTCGATGATGTCGACGCGGTGCATCACCCCGTCGCGCGCCGCCACGCCGGCGCCGCGCGGACCATAGAGGCCGACGCCGTGGACTTCATCGAGATAGGTGAGGGCGCCGTATTTCTCGGCGAGGTCGCAGAAATCCGAAATCTTCCCGAAATCACCGTCCATCGAATAGACCGACTCGAAAGCGATCAGCTTGGGCGCCGCAGGATCGGCCGAAGCCAGCAGAGACTCCAGATGCTGAAGATCATTGTGGCGGAAGAGATGCTTCTCCATGCCGCCATGTTTGATGCCTTCGATCATCGAGGCGTGGTTCAACTCGTCGGAGAACACGATCAACCCGGGAAGGATCTTCCCGAGCGTGGCGAGCGTCGCGTCGTTGGAGACATAGCCGGAGGTGAAGAGCAGCGCGGCGTCCTTGCCGTGCAGGTCGGCGAGCTCGCGCTCCAGCTCGACATGGTAGTGCGTGGTGCCAGAGATGTTGCGGGTGCCGCCGGCGCCGGCGCCGGTCGCGTCGATCGCCTCGTGCATGGCGGCGAGCACGACCGGGTGCTGGCCCATGCACAGATAGTCGTTGCTGCACCACACCGTGATCGGCCGCTTGTCGGCATCGGTATAGAAATCGGCCTTGGGATAGCCGCCGCGCTGGCGCACGATGTCCGCGAAGATGCGGTAGCGCCCCTCGCGCCGCAGCCCGGCGAGCGCGTCGCGGAAGCGGGTGAGATAGGGAAACGACATATTTCCAGTCCCGTGCAACCTTACCTGGGGCCGGCCCCGGCCGGATTCAACCGGGCCGGAAGATACCCCAATCCGCCCGGTGGAGCCTATGCCTTTTGTCACATGACTGGTCCTTGAGCCACACATCATCGTGGCCGCGCGAGGCGCCGGATACCTTGATCTGGATCACCGCCCGTGGACCGGCCGGGGCGGCTAGAGGCGGAAGCGAACCTGGTCGACCCAGAATCGCTCCAGGCGCCCCATCAGGGTGTTCAGCGCGACCATCGAATCGGACGGCAGATCCGCCACCACGCCCATCGACTGCTCGTGCCGGCAAAAGAGCGCGCGCAGCGCCGCGCGCACGCCTTCGCCCTTGACCGTGAGCGACAGCCGCACCGAGCGCCGGTCGGTCTCCGACGGCTTCTGATCGACATAGCCGTGGGTGACGAGCTTCTTGAGATTGTAGGTGGCGTTCGTTCCCTGGTAGTGGCCGCGGGCGCGCAGATCGCCGGGCGCGAGGCTTTCCTCGCTGAAGTGATACAGCATGAGCGCCTGGACGCCGTTGATGTCCTGGATCTTCCGGCGATCGAGCTCGTCCTTCACCAGCTCCTGAAGGCCGCGGTGAAGCTTCTCGACAAGCTCGACGGTGCGGCCGCACCATTCGGCCTGCGGCCCGCCGAGAGGTTGGATCCGAAGGTATTGGGCGTGAGAGGCCATGGCTGGGTTCGCGTGAGACATTGCACGCGCATGCTCTACCGCCGGCCTTTCCGACGTGTTGACGAGCCCCTTCGGAAAGATACCTATAGCCGGAAGCGGACCTGGTCGATCCAGAAGCGCTCCAGACGCTTCAAGGTCACGTTCAAAAGGTCCAGATCGTTCGCCGCCACATTGCCGACCGCGTTCAGCGAGCCCAGATGACGCTCGAACAGCTCGCGCAGCGTGTCGCGCACCGCCTCGCCCTTGCGCGTCAGGCGCACCAGCACCGAACGGCGGTCGGCTTCCGAACGTTCGTGGTGGATGTAGCCGGACTCGACGAGCTTCTTGAGATTGTACGACACGTTGGAGCCCAGATAGTGGCCCCGCGTGCGCAGCTCGCCGGCGGTCAGCTCCTGGTCGCCGACATTGAACAGGAGCAGCGCCTGGACGCTGTTGATCTCCCGCTCGTCGCGGCGGTCCAGTTCGTCCTTGATCACATCGAGCAGTTGGCGATGCAGACGCTCGACCAGATTGAGCGTCTCCAGATAGTACTTCGCTTCCACGCGGGCGCTCTCGAGCACCGCGGTCTGCGGTTTCGTGAATGCTGTCATCGTCTTCCTTCCGCTTTTTGCGGAAGCCCACCTTTGTTATGCTGACAGAGTAGGAGCGATTTCTTAAAAGGCGGTAAAAACCGCCGCATTGCAGCGTATTATTGTTGCCGCGACAGCTCGCGCGCCACGATCACGCGCATGATCTCGTTGGTTCCCTCCAGGATCTGGTGCACCCGCAGGTCGCGGACATGGCGCTCGGCCGGGAAGTCCTCCAGATAGCCGTAGCCGCCGTGCAGTTGCAGCGCGTCATTGGCGATCTTGAAGCCGGTATCGGTGGCGAACCGCTTGGCCATGGCGCAGAGCATGGTGGCCGCCGGATCGCGGCGATCCAGCGCCGCCGCGGCGTTGCGGATCATCAGGCGCGACGCCTCAAGTTCCGTCGCCATGTCGGCGAGCTTGAACTGACTGGCCTGGAAATCGGCGATCGGGCGACCGAACTGTTTGCGGTCCTTGGCATAGGCGAGCGCCTCGTGGAGCGCGGCGCGCGCGGTGCCGACCGAACAGGCGCCGATATTGATGCGGCCGCCGTCCAGGCCCATCATCGCGATGCGGAAGCCCTCGCCTTCGCCGCCGATGCGGTTGGCGACGGGCACGCGGCAATCCTCGAAGATCACCTGGGCGGTGGGCTGGCTTTTCCAGCCCATCTTGCGCTCCTTCTTGCCGAAGGAAAGGCCCGGCGTGCCCTTCTCCACCACGAGGCAGGAGATGCCGCGCGGACCGTCCTCGCCCGTGCGCACCATGCAGACATAGATATCGGAGACGCCGGCGCCGGAGATGAAGGCCTTGCCGCCGTTGAGCACATAGGCATCGCCGTCCTTGACGGCGCGCGTCTTCAGCGATGCCGCGTCGGAGCCCGAGCCCGGCTCGGTCAGGCAATAGCTCGCGATCTTCTCCATCGTCGCCATCTTCGGGAGGAAGCGCTTGCGCTGCTCGTCGGTGCCGAAGCGGTCGATCATCCACGACGCCATGTTGTGGATCGAGATGAACGCGGCGGTCGAAGTGCAGCCGGCGGACAGTTCTTCCATGATGATCGCGGCGTCGAGCCGGCTCATCTCCGAGCCGCCGACGTCGGATTTCACATAGATGCCGGCAAAGCCGAGCGCCGCGGCCTCGCGCAGGGTGTCGACGGGGAAAATCTCCTTGGCGTCCCATTGCGCCGCGAAGGGGGCGAGGCGGTCCCTGGCGAAACGCCGCGCCGCGTCCTCGACCGCCCGCTGGTCTTCGTTCAGCTCGAAATCCATGGCCGCTCCCGAATGTTGGCCCAAGGATTGACCGCGCCGCGCCGCCGCGCAACCGGGTCCGCCCGGGCCGACGCCTTGCGCCGACGGGCCCAACTTGGCAAGACAGGCGCATGACCGAGGCCCGCTTTCCCGCCCTGCGCATGCGCCGCCTGCGCCGGCACGACTGGACGCGAAAGCTCGTCGCGGAGCACACGCTGTCGGCGTCGGATTTCATCTGGCCGATCTTCGTCGTCGATGGCGACAAGAAGCGCGAACCGGTTCCCTCGATGCCCGGCGTCGAGCGGCTGTCGGTGGATCAGGTCCCCGCCGCGGCGGAGGAAGCGGCCAGGCTCGGCATTCCGGTCATCGCGCTGTTCCCCTTCACCGAGGCGTCGCTCAAGACGCCGGACGGTCGCGAATGCGCCAACGCCAACAACCTCGTGTGCCGCGCCACCCGGGCGCTGAAGAAGGCGGTGCCGCAGATCGGCGTGCTGTGCGACGTGGCGCTCGATCCCTATACGAGCCACGGCCATGACGGCGTGCTGGACGGCGACA
This genomic interval carries:
- the glyA gene encoding serine hydroxymethyltransferase, whose protein sequence is MSSFFNGKLAETDPDVARAIALELGRQREKIELIASENIVSRAVLEAQGSVLTNKYAEGYPGRRYYGGCEFVDIAEELAIGRARQLFDCDFVNVQPHSGAQANQAVFFALMQPGDIFLGLDLAAGGHLTHGAPANQSGKWFKPVSYTVRRQDQRIDMDEVEALARAHKPKIIIAGGSAYPRIIDFPRFRAIADAVGAYLMVDMAHFAGLVAGGVHPNPLEHAHVVTTTTHKTLRGPRGGMILSRDAELGKKINSAVFPGLQGGPLMHVIAAKAVAFGEALRPEFKLYAKAVVDNAKVLAETLQAAGARHRLGRHRHASDAGGPAPQGRQGP
- the hemA gene encoding 5-aminolevulinate synthase, with amino-acid sequence MSFPYLTRFRDALAGLRREGRYRIFADIVRQRGGYPKADFYTDADKRPITVWCSNDYLCMGQHPVVLAAMHEAIDATGAGAGGTRNISGTTHYHVELERELADLHGKDAALLFTSGYVSNDATLATLGKILPGLIVFSDELNHASMIEGIKHGGMEKHLFRHNDLQHLESLLASADPAAPKLIAFESVYSMDGDFGKISDFCDLAEKYGALTYLDEVHGVGLYGPRGAGVAARDGVMHRVDIIEGTLAKAFGVMGGYIAASSELIDCIRSFAPGFIFTTSLAPAIAAGVLASIRHLKASDVERGRLHERAARLKRLFAEAGLPVMDSPSHIVPVFVGDAALCKSVSDALLRDHAIYVQPINFPTVPRGKERLRFTPSPMHSDAMMDALVQALDQVWTAHRLSRAA
- a CDS encoding winged helix DNA-binding protein codes for the protein MASHAQYLRIQPLGGPQAEWCGRTVELVEKLHRGLQELVKDELDRRKIQDINGVQALMLYHFSEESLAPGDLRARGHYQGTNATYNLKKLVTHGYVDQKPSETDRRSVRLSLTVKGEGVRAALRALFCRHEQSMGVVADLPSDSMVALNTLMGRLERFWVDQVRFRL
- a CDS encoding winged helix DNA-binding protein, producing the protein MTAFTKPQTAVLESARVEAKYYLETLNLVERLHRQLLDVIKDELDRRDEREINSVQALLLFNVGDQELTAGELRTRGHYLGSNVSYNLKKLVESGYIHHERSEADRRSVLVRLTRKGEAVRDTLRELFERHLGSLNAVGNVAANDLDLLNVTLKRLERFWIDQVRFRL
- a CDS encoding isobutyryl-CoA dehydrogenase; this encodes MDFELNEDQRAVEDAARRFARDRLAPFAAQWDAKEIFPVDTLREAAALGFAGIYVKSDVGGSEMSRLDAAIIMEELSAGCTSTAAFISIHNMASWMIDRFGTDEQRKRFLPKMATMEKIASYCLTEPGSGSDAASLKTRAVKDGDAYVLNGGKAFISGAGVSDIYVCMVRTGEDGPRGISCLVVEKGTPGLSFGKKERKMGWKSQPTAQVIFEDCRVPVANRIGGEGEGFRIAMMGLDGGRINIGACSVGTARAALHEALAYAKDRKQFGRPIADFQASQFKLADMATELEASRLMIRNAAAALDRRDPAATMLCAMAKRFATDTGFKIANDALQLHGGYGYLEDFPAERHVRDLRVHQILEGTNEIMRVIVARELSRQQ